In the genome of Thalassophryne amazonica chromosome 6, fThaAma1.1, whole genome shotgun sequence, the window aactacaaaaacacaataaaccaataacacaacactgttaaactaacatgaaccacaataacatttaaaatccccaaatcccaaactcccatggtgcattgcagcacaatgcctattgtttactggttagctaaaattgcaaatttctccaaaagtatttgtcctatcaactttccattttcgcatttttcatccttgacccaaaatccatACGCCAAATGGCAAAATGTCTGCTCTTTctggtttctctgtgattgaagccatacacatgcacgcacacagaaaccacttggctattataatatagaaatatatatataaaactgtgCAAACCTTTTAGGCATtcagagttataataaaagtgCTGCTTGATGCCCCTCCCCCATGCCAattttttattggcatgtcagcACAAAATAATTCCAACAAAAGTAAATATTTGAGCTATTTTTTTAttccatgataataataataaaagtttctttgtaagtgtactggccagtagactaccatgcacatgcacgcacgcacgcatgcacacacacacacagttgcaaatgatgAAGCAATACTAAATGACTGTAAACATAATTACTCATACTTTAAATCGGGTTGTTGTAAAATAGTTGGTTGAGGTCCCTGACTTATCCTCTGGTGTGacttactgaaaaaaaaatcacacgtaaATAGAACCCATTTTCATAATGAttattaaagttgaaattcatcacacatttcatttatgtatgaatatttattttttttcatgcttttatgatgattaaatgtgcctaaaacatttgcacagtactctATGTCTAAGCCTACAGTTCTTTCAGacctatcttggtggcttccctcacttaacACCCATACAGCaccatactgtttttatttcttaatcaTTGATGTTCATGTTCATGTGTcatccctgacttgtctcaagaaaaatgtaaaagtaattatttaatctttatatttggaaaaaaaattgcCCCAGGCCgaacttttatttttaatgtgcTGCAGGCCTTTAATGCAGGAATGGATTATATTaacaaaattaaatgaagttggaTGACTATCTTAGCCTCATACTGTCTGTAATGAAAAAGAAGTGAAAGTAAACAGAAGGATCACTGCGTTTTTGTTAAGTTTTTTATTACTTTCATTCGTTTCTGTCACAAAGtttcacataaataaataaaaatcacaatctCACCTCCATAACCAAGCGGTCTCTGCAGCTTCATGCCAATCCTACaatataaataacaataataaaaaaaaatacataaaaggaGTTCGCTCTTTACTTCCGCAAAGAGAACGCCCCTTACCTTACAAACAGCAGAGGCTCTCACTAAATCATCCTCATCCAGGAACGTAAAAATATAAATCAGACAATCCGCAATCAAGCAGGGATTTCCATCAGGATCCATCAATATCCGGATTCGGTAAATCGGTCAATGTGAAACCAGCGAGTAAATTATCTCTCTGTCTCACTCCTTAAGTGCTGAACTACGGAAACAAAAGAGGAACAAttcaacagcaacatgacacaccGCCAGATGTCGCCATAATAAAAGGAAAGCGGAGCAAAGCCATTTCTGATGAAATAAAAGTGTGCAtcaggttaaaaaacaaacaaacaaacaaacagaaaatgtgTTGAATAAATGTAGGTGTCTGTGTAATAACTGCTTGATTTAGCCACCAGTTTTAATATATACGTTCAACTTATTTGCTCCTTTTTTTGTAAAGCAATAGAGCATTTTTATTTTCAAGTGGCAATTAAATAACGTCAGTTTGGGGGAAAACTGTAAAGAAActtttagttattattattattattattattatttgtcagaggaggcgcgtgcgtgcgtgcgtgcgtgcgtgcgagcTGAGATTCAGCCCCAGCGGGATTCCTCAGGGCCCATGTCTCCTGTGAACACGCCCCAGATAGATGAAGCAGATATATAACCAGGACCTGCGGGTAGCaggggagctgtgtgtgtgtgtgtgtgtgtgtgtgtgtgtgtgtgtgtgtgtgtgtgtgtgtgtgtgtgtgtgtgtgtgtgtgtgtgagagagagagagagagagagaggggggggggggggggagccaaCAACACATGAGCGCACTTGCTCACCTCGAGGGTTACCTGTGACACCCTCACAATGACAAGAGGGCCCCAACAAAGGGGGCCACCTAAAGGGGACATCAGATGATGTCCTATAGGTGGCATATTATATAGCGCGTGCCTTTTATTTATTTCGGGGGTTTTTTcctcccttcttcttcttcctcgacGTTTGGATTTCCTTTGGAGTATACTACCTGAGCTGAGATCGATCGGAGAAGAAGCGAGTTACTTCATCAGCTCCGTTCAGTCGTTGCATGAAACTGCGGAGCCGCGATGAGTCGGAGAACGAGACGCTGGATTTTACGAGTTTTACTTTGCCttggaattatttatttaaaaatcggGTGAGAATGAGTTCGGCTGTTTCAGTCCACATTGTGCGCATTTGTGGGGAAATGCTTGTTGCGCCTCAAACCatctgattttttcttttttggcaaaTAAATCACTTGAAGCGTGTCGACTGATAACCAGTAATGTTTGTTGTAAAGTTAATATATTCTTGCACTAATAGGTCATTTTCCTGcaggatttaaaaaaagaaaaaaaagaaaacaaaactgttttGTGGCACGCAGACAGTAAAGAGTTTGAGAGatgtattttctcagttacatccaTCTTCCGTCCACAGTGGCTTCTCGTCGGTGGTGGCTCTGGGTGCGAGTATAATCTGTAACAAGATACCCGGTTTGGCTCCCAGACAGCGGATTATCTGTCAAAGTCGCCCCGATGCCATTATCGTCATCGGAGAGGGAGTCCAAATGGGCATCAACGAGTGCCAGTTCCAGTTCAAAAACGGCCGCTGGAACTGCTCCGCGCTTGGAGAGAGGACAGTCTTCGGAAAAGAGTTGAAAGTGGGTATGTTACCGGACTGTTAAAGTTCCTTTGCAATTTGAAACTTTtttaagcacccccccccccccccaaaaaaaaaaaaatagtcatctCGTGCCTGGAGGCGTGCGCTTTGTGCGTAAATTACGCACAGCCTTCCAATCACCCTGCGAAAAAAACTGGAATTTTTCTGACCTGTTGCACTGATAAAatatatttgtatattatatatctACTACCATTAAAAGCTTTTCAAGGAAAACTGCGCCGGATTATCTACAAACACATTATTTCCTGACCTCTATTGCTGCATCCATAAGAGCATCCCACAAGGAGCAAGTGTCATTTACACCAGGCCTTGTATTCAGCTCACAGACTAAGGCCTGGATATAAAAGCTTTCCGAGGCCAGCACTGTAACAAAGCTCTTGTGAATGTTGGCAGCTTTTCTTTTCATCCCGATGGAGTCTCTGGAGATGCATTCTCAACTGGTCTTTATCCTGTCTAGAATTGGGTGCTGTGGCTCTCACTGTAAGAATGTCGATCTTACCACGGGTATAAGTTACAGCCAGAGGGAACGCCAAGAGGAAAGCAAGACTTAGTGCTAAATGAGAGAAATAAATAAGATCAATTTAGTCCACTCCTGCCCAGAACAAAAAGAACAGATGGGTTTCAGTGGACActgaaattatgacagttttgaAGGTCCTTGTTTGGTTAATATTCTGCCATTGGGTATACATACGTACTAAAGACCTCTGAAGGCATCCGTAATAAGACATAAGGATGTATatatttttaaagctacagtgttgtAGGTTTTGGCCTCATCTAGTAGTGAGGTTGCAATTTGCATTCTGCGATCAAAGCTCACAACTATGTTTGCCTTCTTGTTTTTGCTATTTTCATGATGGGCATTCATGTTCCTTTACCTTCTTTTGTGATAACAATATGTGTAatactccatttcacaaaaatgagcatTCTCAAACTTGTTAACTCGGCCTCCAGCAACTTGTAGACATATTGGTCTATTACACATTGTATAGCCAACACCGATCTTCATCATGAAAAATTCAtagtaaatataaaaaaaaaacccagaaaaaattatatatatatatatatataatatatatatatatatatatagggcaagcaatggtggtttagtggttagcactgttgctcacagtgagaaggtcatgggttcaattcccgcctgtggcctttctgtgtggagtttgcatgttttcccgtgtttgcgtgggtttcctcctccgggtgctccggtttcctccacaTCCAagagatgcaggttaggtggattggaatcttcaagttgtccataggtgtgcgtgtgactttctttgtctgtttgtggctctgtgacagactggtgtcctgtcctgggtgtaccccaccttgtaCTAGGCGGttgcagatgtgtgtgtgtgtgtgtgtgtgtgtgtatatatatatatatacaatccctggcaaaaattatggaatcaccggcctcagatgatgttcattcagttgtttaattttgtagaaaaaaagcagatcacagacatgacacaaaactaaagtcattcaaatggcaactttctggctttaagaaacactataagaaatcaagaaaaaagattgtgacagtcagtacggttactttttagaccaagcagaggaaaaaaatatggaatcactcaattctgaggaaaaaattatggaatcaccctgtaaattttcatcccccaaactaacacctgcatcaaatcagatctgctcgttgacattgaccctatgttgctttttgcaagggaagttttcacagtttttgctctatggcaagatgcattatcatcttgaaaaaatgatttcatcatccccaaacatcctttcaattgtccaaaatatcaacgtaaacttgtgcatttattgatgatgtaatgacagccatctccccagtgcctttacctgacatgcagccccatatcatcaatgactgtggaaatttacatgttcctcttcaggcagtcatcttataaatctcattggaacggcaccaaacaaaagttccagcatcatcaccttgcccaatgcagattcaagattcatcactgaatatgactttcatccagtcatccatagtccacgattgcttttccttagcccattgtaaccttgttttttttctgtttaggtgttaataatggcttttgtttagcttttctgtatgtaaatcccatttcctttaggctggtttcttacagttcggtcacagacgttgacctccagtttcctcccattcgttcctcatttgtttgttgtgcatttttcgatttttgagacatattgctttaagttttctgtcttgacgctttgaatgtcttccttggtctagcagtatgtttgcctttaacaaccttcccatgtgtttgtatgttggtccagagtttagacactctgactgtgaacaatcttttgcaacattgcgtgatgatttaccctcttttaagagtttgatcatcctcatcctttgtttcaattgacatctctcgtgttggagccatgattcatgtcagtccacttggtgcaacagctctccaagggtgTGATACATGTCCTTTTtacatgcagactaacgagcagatctgatttgatgcagttgttagtttggggatgaaaatttacaggtgattccatattttttcctcagaattgagtgattccatattttttcctctgcttggtctaaaaaagtaaccgttactgactgccacaatctttttttcttgatttcttatagtgtttcttaaagccagaaagttgccatttgaaattactttagttttgtgtcatgtctgtgatctgctttttttctacaaaattaacaactgaatgaacatcctccaaggccggtgattccatactttgccaggggttgtacatatcaTATTTGCCAGCCAGTAGGTGGCTGACAGGTGTCCATGACCGAAAAAGATGGCAGATTTTCTAAACCCTCCCCCAATATGAAGCATGGACATTCATGTTATActtcttattattgttattctagCCCTAACCTACACGCTAAAGCATATTTCTGAACGTTAAATGTGAAACGTGTGTTGTGCATGCATGTGGAAGTTAGCAATATGCACAAAATATTGTGCTTACTTTTCATATATTATACAAAACGTCTCTTGAGAATATATCGATGAGGAAGCAAATAATGATTCCTTTTCATTTTCTTTAGTCTTCCACTCATGCTGTTAAAATGTGAAATTCGGAGTAAGTATGTCCCATTAGGGCTACTGtattacaacccagtctcacggattgtcatGATACATTattctattggtttgtcatattgtcacaaaaagtgcaaaattttcgtcatggcagcacaaattcaatttattctgtgatggctgcagtgggggggggggcggggtggttgtggttaggggaaggggtagggttagattatggttaaggttagggttgggggtaggagtagggttagtaatagtgagttaaaaaaaaaccccatcatgaaaatttgaatcatttcgtgatgggagcgtgaaaaaaaaaaatgtgagactgggctgtgtatcAACATGGTGCTGCAACATGGTGACCTCCATGAGGAGGCCCTGCTCCCATGTACATATGAAGTGCTCCTTCTAAAATTAAGAAAACACTTTGTTTCAGTGTTGCAGACAATTAGAAACTATTGAATGGATGtttatgaatgctgtattccatttctgctgaTAAACACCTCTAAATCCTGCTCACTGTAGCTTGAAAAACACCATTATGGACACAGATCCCAAGAAGGCATTGGAAATACTTGATGCATACAAAAATGGTACCATACTGTCACATAACGGCTGCTGACTCTCACCAGCTGTTtgagggaggggaggtgatggtctggtggttaagcagtgggcttgagaccagagtatACTTGGTTCACAACCCCCTTCCAccttgaccggaaaatcattaagggtccttgggcaaggtccttaatctcctaattgctcccggtgtgcagttaaGTGTTTAGCATGGCAATGtaaggcatcaatgtaaagctcTTCgcccttctgattcagatgggtaaaagtgctacataaatgcagtccatttcctaTTTAAGACCATCTGGCGTGCCTTTGTTGGAAAAGAAGCGATTATTTTGTCACACTGTTGAATTCAAAATTGGTATTTGACGATCTCCCCCCCCCATATGAATGGGCGGATTGGGCCCATTTTATTGTGCACCATGGAAAAATTTAAGTCCGCAGTTTGGACAGCCATGGCAAATAGATTGGCTTCACCGATCAGATTAACAAAGAAGCTGAAGGGTTATAAATGAATGGCATTGTTGGTGCTCAGGCTGAACAGTGTGCACAACCTGCAATTGTTCTTAAAGTGAAGGAAGACTGACCAGCGAACTGGCGTAATGCTCGCTGGTAATACGATATCCGTCAGCGTTGAACTCATGGTGTTTCTTTGATTTAGCTTTGAAGTTACAGTCAGATTCAGTACAGCGGCAAAACAGTGTGAAGTATTTAAAAGTAAAATGCAGTCATGTGGGGCTTCTACATACTCTAATACATTTTTACAGTCAACTGTGCTTCACCTATCTTCTAGTCATTACACGACTGTGAAGAATTCATTCCATCTCTTGTGGTGAACCCATGCACTCAGAACTCAAGGGGAAAAATTAACAACGGTGCAGTCAGTCAGTGCACCGACACACCTTGTTTTTTTGGCTCCGAGCCCATCGAGTCAATAAAACGTTGACATAATTGATGCCtcaatatgagtttttttttcctttctctctttctctttcaatGGTGAGGGCAAGCATCCAAAAAAAACCCTTATCAAAAACATATCAGGTTTACATCGTGATACTGGTGGCAGGAGGAAACCTGAAGAAGATATGATGTTTGTTTTGAACAAACAGACAAGATGAGTTTATTTACATATAGATATGATGGATATTATAATCAGAGGGTTTTGTCTGTGAATGATAATGTATCTCAGATCTACTCTCAAACACACTTCCGGAAGAACGTCAAATCGCGTTGATGGTATTTGCTGGTGGTGTTTTTAAGTGTTGAAGAAGGAAATACTTTGCAAGAGTGAGCCTGTTTTAATCAATACAGTATTACAAAGTATTTCCTAAAAAGTTTTAGGAAATTTGTTGGGACCATGTTGATAAAAACAATTTCTTTTGTGTCATTAATGTGTCAAGAGAATATCAAAATTTGAAAGGTCCCAACAttactggtaaaaaaaaataagcatgagagttgtttttttttaaaaccaatcaagtcacaaaaaagcaaacaaacaaaaaacaaacaagcttgATTTCCCGGTAGTTGTTCAGCCTGGTAGATGACATTTCAAACGTAAGTACTGATGATCATTCAAAAACAAAgtgattgttttaaaaaaaagtcatgaaataaGCCCTGCTTTTCACATAAATTCCATTTTAAATGGACTTGTGATTTAAGCTGCCCACTGTAACACAGggaattgaacctatgaccttctgGTCACAAGCCTGCTTCTTTATTCTCTAGGCCCCTAAGAAAATTGTATTTTTAATCATCTTAAACAATATTTCTTCTGTTAAAAGttgaaaagtattcacaccagTGGCGGATCagagatttttttcccccttgtgGGGCCAAATGGGGGCAGACCTAATTAGCAGTAGGCAACAAAATTTGTAGCAAATGTGTACATATGTATTTTAAAGTAAATGTAATAAACATCATGAATGTAGCACTGCGCCTACATTCATGATGTTTATTGACACACAATACAAAACAGATCGACTAACAATTATAGTTGTTTAAAAATCTAACACCCTTCTGGCAGGACATGAATACTAATTTAGAACATTTAGAAAAGCCTACATGTTGACCATAGAAAAACTACAGAGCTCAAACCAAACATTACAGCCAAGATATAAGCTGCTCTGCTTTAAATTGGCGCTGTTGTCCTGCTGTTTCTCATTTCACAAGATTCTGGTTTCTGAACTGACCTGTTTAATGAGTAAATTATCCATTTTTTTAATCATGCTCGCATACAAGACTAAAGATATGAGCATATGAGACTCATATCAGACTAAATGGAATGGTTTTTTGCATCTTGCTTATGCGCGTGGACTGGACTTGCCGAGTTGCAGTTTGAAACTCAGTGCAGTGCACAAACAATATGTCATGCGTGCTGTGGAATATGGGGGTGCTATAGGGCAGGTCAGTCAGGAAATGGTTGTGATAAGTTCTACAATTAAACTCTGGCTTTTGAATGTCAAATGGCAAGATTCTTGTAGAGTTTTGATGGAGTTACTGAAATCCTGGGGGCTACAGCCCCAATCAAGCCTCACCTTGGAGCCGCCTATGGTTTTCCACAATTTAAATGATTATATTTATTAATAAgtcattttgtttttcatttttgattTATGCTCGGTAAATATGTGCAGAACCTTTGCACCGTACAATATACACAACGATTTCTCTCCATATTATGCAGTTTTTATTTGACTCAAAACGTATGTTCAGGATCTACGAGTCCTGTGGGATTAACCTTAGTTATCTGCCGATATTTCGGCATGTGTAAATCATTTGTTAGCCGGGCCTGGCAGAGATAACGGCAGGATGAAGATTCTGATGTCACACACAATGTGACACtttctgaacggatcaatagttCTTCCTTCCCGACAACCCTCTTATTCATACTTCTTTGTTTACTATACCGTTAGCAGCCATTTTGGTTCACAAGCCGGACAGTTTCCAGGTCAGGTTACAAAACTCTGCGGCCCTTGAATGATGTCAGTAACGCTATGATGTAAGCGCACATATCGCTAATAATTAAACTCTTTTGTATTTAAAAGTATCACAGTTAGACTGTAGAAGCACAACATTTGCACAGTAACGTTTGATTCACCCGTTTCTTTCTCCTCGTGCCTTAGGCAGTAAAGAGGCTGCGTTCACCTACGCCATCATTGCGGCGGGGGTGGCCCACGCCATTACCGCCGCCTGCACGCAGGGTAACCTGAGTGACTGTAGCTGTGACAAGGAGAAGCAGGGATTCTACAGCAGAGAGAGCAGGCTGGGAAGTGGGGAGGCTGCTCTGCAGACATCAGCTACGGCTTGGGCTTCTCCAAAGTTTTTATCGATGCTCGGGAGGTCAAACAGAACGCCAGGACTCTCATGAACCTCCACAACAACGAGGTGGGGCGCAAGGTAGGTGACAACAAATTAGGATGATGTGTCTTCATTCAGGAGACCTACACTGTGTTCAGAATGTGTTCTGTCGGGAAAATTGGATTATTTTTTTGACAGATGACGACGGCCGGTgccgctgaccgaacggtcccccttaaaaaacggtccatcctgccttcactgcacatgcgtcatttctgaagaTCAACACCAATTCAccacttaaaactgcactccagtcatcatctatctcagctacAGATAtcagaagcttttgtacaacaatcatttccacataaattcagccttatttcataataaaagatggggggggAGTGATCGGACTGCGACAGCTAGTTTAATGTTTAACGCTTTAAGTGGTTACTAGGGATGATCAGCAGTAATTACGTGTTCCCACACGAGggcgaagctactgaatactgttaaaaatatagcagaagaagaagaaacaacaaGACGTGTAAAActagcagctgcaggtttggtgattaaaacgcccgccgtttttctcttttctgcaaatatatgtacttatgtctccatatacatttctacatgctttttcctgttcccccctttttaatgttattatatttaagtaaatattggaggagtggggtacaattagttatacctaacagctaacgttagcttatctagcggGCCTTAGCAATGTTCAtcatagcttacaaaatagtttggttcctttgtgtttgataacatcttctcctgtgatgtcttatccttcttatgtcttattacttattatattatatatacctttttcttgagctgcttgggtgggtagggagagttcccatgggataaaaaagtttttcaacctaccatccctggatctcaagaccaggcacctaagtggctctactctactctattctactcttctatgttactcttcctttttagatatttagatatacctttgtatactggcatagttccacctttgaattggaatataatatataagatataccttactgaattttcatgctgccgttcctacgtcatttcagagcgtcagtaacgATCcgccgattatcgccttgtttctgcttaaaactgactttagaatgatttaagaggttttaatttgtcatctgatggttaataatcacattattccttttgattgctttggatgtagagagtcagactcagagagttagTCTAAGTTTCAGTgaaagcacagtgaaggcagggcggaccaatttttagaggggaccgttcggtcggcgacattgTTTAACAGGTGGTGTCAGTATCTGTATCCGTGCCAGGGTTCAGGGCGACACGGCCGAGATTAAACAggctgcagaataaattgttgcTTTTAGGGAAAGAGCTGTGTAAGTGGCAGGGTTGGGTTACAACACAGATCTCTGCACTGAAAACAGACCAACGTTATGCTAAAATGCATCAGCCCAGTCCATCCATCCTCTGCATCGCGTCCCTTCACATAATTTGTCTACTACTTCAAGCCCGCCTCACACGATCTGCTCTTAAACACGCACCATAGAGGTGTTTCTCCAGTTATTACTACATTTAATGCTTACGTCTGGGCTCTAATCCACTTTTGTTTCCCCCCACATCACATCCTCATCAGCTTCATATTTTAAGCAAGGTACTCACATACCTTTAAAAACATATACAGTGGAACCTCGGTTTTAGAGCTTAATTGGTTCCAAATGTTGTTTTTAAACCGACTTGTTGTTAAACTGAACCAGTgttccaatttcaatttcagtttcaatttattttcacttatatagcaccaaatcacaacacagttgcctcaagcacttcacacaggtaaggtctaacgttaccaacccccagagcaacagtgggtaaggaaaaactccctctgaggaagaaacctcaagcagaccagactcaaaggggtgaccctctgcttgggccatgctacaaacataaattacagaaacaattcacagaacaattcacggacgaatatacaagaattgctgttggtgcacaggacaggaggg includes:
- the LOC117512620 gene encoding LOW QUALITY PROTEIN: protein Wnt-7a (The sequence of the model RefSeq protein was modified relative to this genomic sequence to represent the inferred CDS: deleted 2 bases in 1 codon) produces the protein MSRRTRRWILRVLLCLGIIYLKIGGFSSVVALGASIICNKIPGLAPRQRIICQSRPDAIIVIGEGVQMGINECQFQFKNGRWNCSALGERTVFGKELKVGSKEAAFTYAIIAAGVAHAITAACTQGNLSDCSCDKEKQGFYSREQAGKWGGCSADISYGLGFSKVFIDAREVKQNARTLMNLHNNEVGRKVLEKNMRLECKCHGVSGSCTTRTCWTTLPKFRELGYILKEKYAHAVHVEPVKASRNKRPKFLKIKKPYSYRKPMDTDLVYIDRSPNYCEVDPVTGSLGTQGRVCNKTMMQHISGCDLMCCGRGYNTHQYSRVWQCNCKFLWCCYVRCNTCSERTEVYTCK